From the genome of Bombus pascuorum chromosome 2, iyBomPasc1.1, whole genome shotgun sequence, one region includes:
- the LOC132916625 gene encoding uncharacterized protein LOC132916625, with protein sequence MYDIKNQTDSGNNDEVVEVEENQEEKEKLENRRKFRRKSMIYHSISLIVLHALEAILLIILLPVIIWQWVSVNHRLKIILKTVVEVTLELVMWVIFAGVSVLMTTTYVLEDIYYGKMTMRSLNN encoded by the exons ATGTACGACATTAAAAATCAAACGGATAGCGGAAACAACGACGAAGTAGTCGAAGTAGAAGAAAaccaagaagaaaaagaaaaattagaaaatag AcggaaatttcgaagaaaatcgatGATTTATCATTCGATATCATTGATAGTGTTGCACGCTCTGGAAGCAATACTTTTGATCATTCTTCTGCCGGTGATAATCTGGCAATGGGTTTCTGTCAATCATCGTTTAAAGATTATCCTGAAAACCGTAGTagaa GTCACACTCGAACTGGTTATGTGGGTGATATTCGCTGGAGTGTCTGTCCTTATGACCACGACATACGTTCTAGAAGACATTTACTATGGAAAAATGACTATGAGAAGcttaaacaattaa
- the LOC132916644 gene encoding uncharacterized protein LOC132916644, with protein MKQILAVCLLLTVANASVFRENHERPLNRFFHPKRWFPLPEHQFDPPGHSFPTPGHSLPIPAYMQVPSGQSPFHKQLEKLFPHKINQQNKASESCTAVRICHSPLTGEIIITEFDGIQPISNENLGCTSANKKYSDNVNSNNKNHNSNGDVKGNPRTTMPILTTTSQPQTNESPHNYGEGIIDIRMGY; from the exons ATGAAGCAAATTCTCGCAGTATGTCTCCTACTGACAGTGGCCAATGCTAGTGTTTTCCGAGAAAATCATGAAAGGCCCTTGAATAGATTTTTCCACCCAAAACGCTGGTTTCCATTACCGGAGCATCAGTTTGATCCACCAGGACATTCATTTCCTACACCAGGACACTCACTTCCAATACCAGCATACATGCAAGTCCCATCAGGCCAGTCACCATTCCATAAACAATTAGAAAAACTCTTTCCACACAAAATTAACCAACAGAATAAGGCCTCGGAATCTTGCACTGCTGTGAGGATTTGTCATAGTCCGTTAACAGGCGAAATC ATCATTACTGAATTTGATGGAATACAGCCAATAAGTAATGAAAATCTTGGTTGTACAAGTGCCAATAAGAAATATTCTGATAACgtaaattctaacaataaaaatcataatagTAATGGAGATGTTAAGGGGAATCCCAGAACAACTATGCCAATACTTACTACTACTTCACAACCTCAAACCAATGAATCTCCTCATAACTATGGAGAAGGAATTATTGACATTAGAATGGGctactaa
- the LOC132916633 gene encoding uncharacterized protein LOC132916633, whose translation MDVGEWILSNSNIFSSQFDLDNNHMSSSLEETVPESYMYPLFSILTNVELHMDTCNTDNNHNTYAMSIRESLECNNNDSNNNLDFIHKSQKQTDIISLSQSSIYKTKSIESLSNPSLSDSKDYQITKIREKAHQICTLLPIYKYDRVFEILYKNRYAENYIELSLWDLLPMKRPAIKISSNMKFVDDNSVKCEEIFYVYGRKRTSSMKQINDLLSMQYSSNNSNTKSKETVLQTRYTGNNSKNFGQLLHNYMQYLSSRENIKKQKLSAIYKQKQLKNPTKMLEISNVDLSNIKPYRVNFSDSSSTNKRNVNKTIISSKNTSPDISPRSKSTLCDTVTSDVSVAVTKSQDSLENIEVKPSTSTGIYSTQNTKHVFGGTRKKDIKFLKRTSESKKDIDIENTRIPLRMELDKRLEFIFPDLDKNYINKLCIRYSNTDLSLDKQFEELINIIVEDRQVCPVEINSKINQEKDYDIDEKYNYLKEIFPNAEPAYLKKVIVRTANDPAKLDQFIEDQCKCPTYLTKDEKIRRMHITEQQMLYIREFDVRQFLEIYPSPHTYFEDPERKHEYNPDALEFLKHHFNKFEVETLMNVYEQHNYHLTITANALENMKPDKKTNYTTMWDKTLSDDISLLHECAFIKHKNRITEYQKELKKREDEEFEELQKRNELLICQCCYVNCIPSKCSTCDDGHVFCNSCIVRGTQTQIAQGNVHVPCFVDCDGEFRLSTLQKVLTPMQFSIFVRKMQEREVMSAGILGLVSCPFCQFASIPPLRDNVFKCLNPECMKESCRLCKEINHIPLKCYEEKTEKARLFLEEKMTEALVHKCHRCSRPYFKENGCNKITCVCGCMMCYLCDEEITGYEHFNKGICSLTSDDHSLNAAAVQAVAEKTMKYIEEKDPNIKINADIIFPNIQYNYSEANNQLIQKRVDNITRFA comes from the exons ATGGATGTAGGTGAATGGATATTGTccaattcaaatatattttcaagccAATTTGATTTAGATAATAATCATATGAGTAGTAGCTTAGAAGAAACGGTTCCTGAAAGTTATATGTAtccattattttcaatattaactAATGTGGAATTACATATGGATACATGTAACACTGATAACAATCATAACACATATGCTATGTCCATTAGAGAAAGTTTGGagtgtaataataatgattcaaataataatttagattttattcATAAGTCTCAAAAGCAGAcagatataatttcattatctcaaagtagtatatataaaacaaaatctaTAGAATCTTTGAGCAATCCATCATTAAGTGACTCTAAAGATTACCAGATTACAAAAATAAGAGAGAAAGCTCATCAAATATGTACACTTCTgccaatatataaatatgaccgtgtgtttgaaattttatataaaaatcgttATGCGGAGAATTATATAGAGCTTAGTTTGTGGGATTTATTACCAATGAAAAGGCcagcaataaaaatttcttctaatATGAAATTCGTAGATGACAATTCTGTCAAATGCGAAgagatattttatgtttatggGAGAAAAAGAACTAGTTctatgaaacaaataaatgatCTATTAAGCATGCAATATTCATCGAATAATTCAAATACCAAAAGTAAGGAGACTGTTCTACAAACAAGGTATACAGGGAATAATAGCAAGAATTTTGGacaattattacataattatatgcAATATTTGAGTAGTAGGGAAAACATtaagaaacagaaattatcTGCCATATATaaacagaaacaattaaaaaatccaacaaaaatgttagaaatatcaaatgttgatttaagtaatataaaacCTTACAGAGTAAATTTTAGCGATTCATCATCtactaataaaagaaatgttaataaGACAATAATTTCATCTAAAAATACATCGCCTGATATATCACCACGTTCCAAAAGCACATTGTGTGATACTGTAACAAGTGATGTATCAGTTGCAGTAACAAAATCACAAGATTCACTTGAAAACATAGAAGTAAAACCATCAACTTCTACTGGAATTTATTCTACACAAAATACCAAACATGTGTTTGGAGGTactagaaaaaaagatatcaaatttttgaaGAGAACTAGTGAGAGCAAAAAAGATATTGATATAGAAAATACTAGAATACCCCTAAGGATGGAACTGGATAAAagattagaatttatatttcctgATTTAGATAagaattacattaataaactaTGTATAAGATATTCAAATACAGATCTTAGTTTAGATAAACAGTTTGAGgagttaattaatataatagtagAAGATAGACAAGTATGTCCTGTTGAAATAAATAGCAAAATAAATCAGGAAAAAGATTATGATatagatgaaaaatataattatttaaaagaaatttttcctaATGCAGAACctgcatatttaaaaaaggttATAGTACGAACAGCTAATGATCCTGCTAAATTAGATCAGTTCATAGAAGATCAATGCAAATGTCCTACTTATCTaacaaaagatgaaaaaataagacGAATGCATATTACAGAACAGCAAATGCTATACATTCGAGAATTTGATGTGAGACagtttttggaaatttatccATCTCCACATACATATTTCGAAGATCCAGAAAGAAAGCATGAATACAATCCCGATGCACTTGAATTTCTGAAAcatcattttaataaatttgag gTGGAAACTTTAATGAATGTTTATGAACAGCATAATTATCACTTAACTATAACTGCAAACGCTTTAGAGAATATGAAACCagataaaaaaacaaattatacaaCTATGTGGGATAAAACTCTATCAgatgatatttctttattgCATGAATGTGcatttataaaacataaaaatcgtattacagaatatcaaaaagaattaaaaaaaagagaagatgaAGAATTTGAGGAGTTACAA aaaagaaatgaacTTTTAATATGTCAGTGTTGTTATGTAAATTGTATACCATCTAAATGTTCAACATGTGATGATGGCCACGTATTTTGTAATTCATGCATTGTGCGTGGAACTCAAACACAAATTGCACAGGGAAATGTGCATGTTCCATGTTTTGTAGATTGTGATGGAGAATTTCGACTTTCAACTCTTCAGAAAGTATTAACACCAATGCAATTTAGTATATTTGTTCGTAAAATGCAAGAAAGAGAAGTAATGTCTGCTGGAATCCTAGGTTTAGTTTCATGTCCGTTTTGTCAGTTTGCCTCTATACCTCCCTTAAGAGataatgtttttaaatgtCTTAATCCCGAATGTATGAAAGAATCGTGTAG atTATGTAAAGAGATAAATCATATACCGCTTAAATGCTATGAAGAAAAGACTGAGAAAGCACGTTTGTTTTTGGAAGAGAAAATGACAGAAGCACTTGTACATAAATGTCACAGATGTAGCCGTCCATATTTTAAGGAGAATGGATGCAACAAAATCACTTGTGTCTGTGGCTGTATGATGTGTTATCTCTGTGATGAAGAAATTACTGGATATGAGCATTTTAACAA AGGTATATGCTCATTAACGAGTGATGATCATTCGTTAAATGCTGCAGCAGTTCAGGCAGTTGCCGAGAAAACTATGAAATACATAGAAGAAAAGGATCcgaatataaagataaatgctgatattatttttccaaatatacaatacaattaCAGTGAAGCTAATAATCAATTAATACAG AAACGAGTAGACAATATAACAAGATTTGCTTAA
- the LOC132916638 gene encoding actin-related protein 2/3 complex subunit 1A-A isoform X1 translates to MWLCVVIHRYRVDAISCHAWNKDKKEVAICPNNNEIQVYKRTSSGWKLLQNLQEHDMHVMGIDWAPNTNRIVTCSADKNAYVWTQEGDGKWNPAWVLLRINRAATCVKWSPLENKFAVGSGGRVIAVCYFVSENNWWQCKHIKRPLRSTVTTVDWHPDNKVLVAGSTDYKVRVFSAFISDMEDAPGNGPWGHSNTLGTLLAEFQNTPNGGGWIHSVAFSPCGNKICWVAHNSSICIADATKGNAVIRLYTEHLPFLCCVWMGSNSIVAVGHSCMPMLYSIDDNGQLYFVSKLDNTQKKEAAGLSAMRKFQSLDRQARTDTNDNALDSIHQNTINCVRKVSDNEFSTSGLDGQLVVWDLKLLENSIAGLKIA, encoded by the exons ATGTGGTTATGTGTGGTGATTCATAGATATc GTGTTGACGCTATCAGCTGTCATGCTTGGAATAAAGACAAAAAAG aagTGGCCATTTGTCCAAATAACAATGAGATCCAAGTTTACAAACGCACGTCGAGTGGTTGGAAATTGTTACAGAATCTACAGGAACATGATATGCATGTTATGGGTATTGATTGGGCACCGAATACCAATCGAATAGTAACATGCTCCGCAGATAAGAATGCATACGTTTGGACACAGGAAGGGGATGGAAAGTGGAATCCCGCATGGGTACTTTTAAGAATAAATCGTGCAGCAACATGTGTAAAGTGGTCACCATTAG aaaataaatttgctgTTGGATCTGGAGGTAGAGTAATAGCtgtttgttattttgtttctGAAAACAATTGGTGGCAGTGTAAGCATATAAAACGCCCATTAAGGTCTACTGTAACTACAGTCGATTGGCACCCAGATAATAAAGTTTTGGTTGCTGGATCCACTGATTATAAAGTTCGTGTATTTAGTGCATTTATTAGTGATATGGAAGATGCACCTGGTAATGGTCCATGGGGTCACAGTAATACTTTAGGAACATTACTTGCCGAATTCCAGAATACTCCCAATGGAG GAGGTTGGATACACTCTGTTGCATTTAGTCCTTGTggcaataaaatttgttggGTAGCACACAATTCATCAATTTGCATTGCAGATGCTACTAAAGGAAATGCTGTTATACGATTGTATACAGAGCATTTGCCATTTTTATGTTGTGTTTGGATGGGGTCCAATTCCATTGTCGCTGtg GGACATAGTTGTATGCCTATGCTGTATTCTATAGACGATAATGGACAActatattttgtatcaaaATTAGACAACACACAGAAAAAAGAGGCTGCTGGTTTGTCCGCTATGCGTAAATTTCAATCGTTAGATCGCCAAGCGAGAACCGACACGAACGATAATGCCTTAGATAGTATACATCAAAATACTATCAACTGTGTGCGCAAAGTATCAGATAATGAATTTAGTACGAGCGGTTTAGATGGTCAATTGGTAGTTTGGGATCTCAAG cTTCTGGAGAATTCTATTGCTGGTCTCAAGATAGCATAa
- the LOC132916638 gene encoding actin-related protein 2/3 complex subunit 1A-A isoform X2, translated as MTEVHNLGVDAISCHAWNKDKKEVAICPNNNEIQVYKRTSSGWKLLQNLQEHDMHVMGIDWAPNTNRIVTCSADKNAYVWTQEGDGKWNPAWVLLRINRAATCVKWSPLENKFAVGSGGRVIAVCYFVSENNWWQCKHIKRPLRSTVTTVDWHPDNKVLVAGSTDYKVRVFSAFISDMEDAPGNGPWGHSNTLGTLLAEFQNTPNGGGWIHSVAFSPCGNKICWVAHNSSICIADATKGNAVIRLYTEHLPFLCCVWMGSNSIVAVGHSCMPMLYSIDDNGQLYFVSKLDNTQKKEAAGLSAMRKFQSLDRQARTDTNDNALDSIHQNTINCVRKVSDNEFSTSGLDGQLVVWDLKLLENSIAGLKIA; from the exons atgacAGAAGTTCATAACTTAGGTGTTGACGCTATCAGCTGTCATGCTTGGAATAAAGACAAAAAAG aagTGGCCATTTGTCCAAATAACAATGAGATCCAAGTTTACAAACGCACGTCGAGTGGTTGGAAATTGTTACAGAATCTACAGGAACATGATATGCATGTTATGGGTATTGATTGGGCACCGAATACCAATCGAATAGTAACATGCTCCGCAGATAAGAATGCATACGTTTGGACACAGGAAGGGGATGGAAAGTGGAATCCCGCATGGGTACTTTTAAGAATAAATCGTGCAGCAACATGTGTAAAGTGGTCACCATTAG aaaataaatttgctgTTGGATCTGGAGGTAGAGTAATAGCtgtttgttattttgtttctGAAAACAATTGGTGGCAGTGTAAGCATATAAAACGCCCATTAAGGTCTACTGTAACTACAGTCGATTGGCACCCAGATAATAAAGTTTTGGTTGCTGGATCCACTGATTATAAAGTTCGTGTATTTAGTGCATTTATTAGTGATATGGAAGATGCACCTGGTAATGGTCCATGGGGTCACAGTAATACTTTAGGAACATTACTTGCCGAATTCCAGAATACTCCCAATGGAG GAGGTTGGATACACTCTGTTGCATTTAGTCCTTGTggcaataaaatttgttggGTAGCACACAATTCATCAATTTGCATTGCAGATGCTACTAAAGGAAATGCTGTTATACGATTGTATACAGAGCATTTGCCATTTTTATGTTGTGTTTGGATGGGGTCCAATTCCATTGTCGCTGtg GGACATAGTTGTATGCCTATGCTGTATTCTATAGACGATAATGGACAActatattttgtatcaaaATTAGACAACACACAGAAAAAAGAGGCTGCTGGTTTGTCCGCTATGCGTAAATTTCAATCGTTAGATCGCCAAGCGAGAACCGACACGAACGATAATGCCTTAGATAGTATACATCAAAATACTATCAACTGTGTGCGCAAAGTATCAGATAATGAATTTAGTACGAGCGGTTTAGATGGTCAATTGGTAGTTTGGGATCTCAAG cTTCTGGAGAATTCTATTGCTGGTCTCAAGATAGCATAa
- the LOC132916638 gene encoding actin-related protein 2/3 complex subunit 1A-A isoform X3 has protein sequence MHVMGIDWAPNTNRIVTCSADKNAYVWTQEGDGKWNPAWVLLRINRAATCVKWSPLENKFAVGSGGRVIAVCYFVSENNWWQCKHIKRPLRSTVTTVDWHPDNKVLVAGSTDYKVRVFSAFISDMEDAPGNGPWGHSNTLGTLLAEFQNTPNGGGWIHSVAFSPCGNKICWVAHNSSICIADATKGNAVIRLYTEHLPFLCCVWMGSNSIVAVGHSCMPMLYSIDDNGQLYFVSKLDNTQKKEAAGLSAMRKFQSLDRQARTDTNDNALDSIHQNTINCVRKVSDNEFSTSGLDGQLVVWDLKLLENSIAGLKIA, from the exons ATGCATGTTATGGGTATTGATTGGGCACCGAATACCAATCGAATAGTAACATGCTCCGCAGATAAGAATGCATACGTTTGGACACAGGAAGGGGATGGAAAGTGGAATCCCGCATGGGTACTTTTAAGAATAAATCGTGCAGCAACATGTGTAAAGTGGTCACCATTAG aaaataaatttgctgTTGGATCTGGAGGTAGAGTAATAGCtgtttgttattttgtttctGAAAACAATTGGTGGCAGTGTAAGCATATAAAACGCCCATTAAGGTCTACTGTAACTACAGTCGATTGGCACCCAGATAATAAAGTTTTGGTTGCTGGATCCACTGATTATAAAGTTCGTGTATTTAGTGCATTTATTAGTGATATGGAAGATGCACCTGGTAATGGTCCATGGGGTCACAGTAATACTTTAGGAACATTACTTGCCGAATTCCAGAATACTCCCAATGGAG GAGGTTGGATACACTCTGTTGCATTTAGTCCTTGTggcaataaaatttgttggGTAGCACACAATTCATCAATTTGCATTGCAGATGCTACTAAAGGAAATGCTGTTATACGATTGTATACAGAGCATTTGCCATTTTTATGTTGTGTTTGGATGGGGTCCAATTCCATTGTCGCTGtg GGACATAGTTGTATGCCTATGCTGTATTCTATAGACGATAATGGACAActatattttgtatcaaaATTAGACAACACACAGAAAAAAGAGGCTGCTGGTTTGTCCGCTATGCGTAAATTTCAATCGTTAGATCGCCAAGCGAGAACCGACACGAACGATAATGCCTTAGATAGTATACATCAAAATACTATCAACTGTGTGCGCAAAGTATCAGATAATGAATTTAGTACGAGCGGTTTAGATGGTCAATTGGTAGTTTGGGATCTCAAG cTTCTGGAGAATTCTATTGCTGGTCTCAAGATAGCATAa
- the LOC132916636 gene encoding F-box/LRR-repeat protein 16 — translation MSSISAQGVVERASAELTKRINGLGLRASKHHGGGKASVMERVTHVFCGSGGVPYTNLQSANNANATPEKPSRSVPTSMSNIPSVNNKSLSNVGTPSRARISRNRGKNVPLASGGTGGYVAPTTWDQLMQDDHFLSKFFLYFTAIERRILAQVCLRWRDILYARPRLWAGLVPVVRCREVRAMPPSSRTRLYASLVRRGFHSLVLLGASDEDIPELTHGFPLAQRNIHSLSLRCCAITDRGLEALLDHLQALFELELAGCNEITEAGLWTCLTPRIVSLSLSDCINVADEAVGAVAQLLPSLYEFSLQAYHVTDAALGYFHATQSSSLSILRLQSCWELTNHGVVNIVHSLPNLTVLSLSGCSKVTDDGVELIAENLSRLRSLDLSWCSRITDAALEYIACDLNHLEELTLDRCVHITDIGVGYISTMGSLSALFLRWCILLRDFGLQHLCGMKSLQVLSVAGCPLLTSSGLSSLIQLRHLHELELTNCPGTSQELFDYLREHLPRCLIIE, via the exons ATGTCTTCGATATCAGCGCAGGGGGTCGTCGAAAGAGCCAGCGCCGAGTTGACCAAAAGAATCAACGGTCTGGGGCTAAGAGCGTCTAAACATCATG GTGGGGGAAAGGCGAGCGTCATGGAACGCGTTACGCACGTGTTCTGCGGGAGCGGCGGTGTTCCGTACACGAATTTGCAGAGCGCGAATAATGCGAACGCAACCCCGGAAAAGCCAAGCAGAAGCGTGCCAACGTCGATGAGCAACATACCTTCGGTGAACAACAAGAGCCTGAGCAACGTCGGTACACCAAGCAGAGCAAGGATATCGAGAAATCGAGGGAAGAATGTGCCGTTGGCGAGTGGTGGAACGGGTGGATACGTTGCGCCCACCACGTGGGATCAGCTGATGCAAGACGATCATTTCCTCAGTAAATTCTTCCTCTACTTCACCGCCATCGAGAGGAGGATTTTGGCTCAG GTGTGCTTAAGATGGCGAGATATACTTTATGCGCGACCTCGACTCTGGGCAGGCTTAGTGCCCGTGGTGAGGTGTCGTGAGGTGCGTGCCATGCCTCCTAGTTCACGCACACGGCTCTACGCCTCCTTAGTTAGAAGAGGCTTTCATTCGTTGGTTCTTCTTGGCGCATCGGATGAGGATATCCCGGAACTGACGCACGGATTCCCATTAGCGCAGAGAAATATTCATTCGTTATCGCTTAGATGTTGCGCCATTACTGACAGGGGACTTGAAGCTCTCTTAGATCATTTACag gcGTTGTTCGAGCTGGAATTAGCTGGTTGCAACGAGATAACGGAAGCCGGCCTGTGGACTTGCTTGACACCTAGAATAGTATCGCTGTCCTTGTCGGATTGTATTAATGTGGCCGATGAAGCTGTCGGTGCTGTCGCTCAATTGCTGCCGAGTCTCTACGAGTTCTCGTTGCAGGCTTACCATGTAACCGATGCCGCTCTTGGATATTTCCACGCCACTCAAAGTAGCTCCCTCAGTATCCTCAGGCTGCAATCCTGCTGGGAACTCACTAATCATGGTGTAGTCAATATTG TACATTCCTTGCCCAATCTGACTGTCCTGTCGCTGTCTGGATGCAGTAAAGTAACAGATGATGGCGTTGAATTGATAGCAGAAAACTTATCCAGGCTTCGTTCGTTGGATCTGAGTTGGTGCTCGAGAATCACCGACGCGGCCCTAGAGTACATTGCTTGTGATCTGAATCACTTAGAGGAGCTCACATTGGACAG ATGTGTGCATATCACAGATATAGGCGTGGGCTACATTTCCACAATGGGATCATTGAGCGCATTGTTCTTGAGATGGTGCATACTACTTAGAGACTTTGGACTTCAGCACTTGTGCGGCATGAAATCCTTACAAGTACTCTCCGTGGCAG GGTGCCCATTGCTCACAAGTAGCGGATTATCGAGCTTGATTCAGCTTCGACATTTACACGAGCTAGAGTTAACTAATTGTCCAGGAACGTCTCAAGAGCTGTTCGATTATTTGCGTGAACACCTACCGCGCTGCCTAATCATCGAATAA
- the LOC132916643 gene encoding DNA-directed RNA polymerase III subunit RPC8 isoform X1 gives MFVLTELKDTVRIPPWEFKRKLNDAIADELNKKLANKVYLDVGLCIALHDITKIEESYIFPGDGASHTKVVFRFIVFRPFMEEILIGKIRSCSVDGVHVTLGFFEDIVIPPNKLQHPSRFDQIEQAWVWEYDTGDGQKHDLFMDAGEIIRFRVISETFTEALPTGPNMSGETEKSEAKTISPYTLGAAIDEPGLGLLTWWENT, from the exons atgttTGTCCTCACGGAATTAAAGGACACGGTTAGAATTCCACCATGGGAATTCAAGCGAAAATTAAATGATGCTATTGCAGATGaacttaataaaaaattagctAACAag GTCTATCTTGATGTTGGCCTTTGTATTGCTCTTCacgatattacaaaaattgaggaatcatatatttttcctgGGGATGGTGCATCTCATACCAAAGTAGTATTTCGTTTCATTGTGTTCCGTCCATTTATGGAAGAGATATTGATAGGGAAGATACGAAGCTGTAGTGTTGATGGTGTTCATG TAACATTAGGTTTTTTTGAAGATATCGTAATACCACCTAATAAATTGCAACATCCATCAAGGTTTGATCAAATAGAACAAGCATGGGTGTGGGAATATGATACAGGAGATGGTCAAAAGCATGACTTATTTATGGATGCAG GAGAAATTATACGATTCAGGGTAATAAGTGAAACATTCACAGAAGCGTTACCTACAGGACCAAATATGTCTGGGGAGACTGAAAAATCGGAAGCTAAAACTATATCTCCATATACCTTAGGA gCTGCTATTGATGAGCCAGGACTTGGACTACTCACTTGGTGGGAAAATACTTAA
- the LOC132916643 gene encoding DNA-directed RNA polymerase III subunit RPC8 isoform X2, producing the protein MFVLTELKDTVRIPPWEFKRKLNDAIADELNKKLANKVYLDVGLCIALHDITKIEESYIFPGDGASHTKVVFRFIVFRPFMEEILIGKIRSCSVDGVHVTLGFFEDIVIPPNKLQHPSRFDQIEQAWVWEYDTGDGQKHDLFMDAGPNMSGETEKSEAKTISPYTLGAAIDEPGLGLLTWWENT; encoded by the exons atgttTGTCCTCACGGAATTAAAGGACACGGTTAGAATTCCACCATGGGAATTCAAGCGAAAATTAAATGATGCTATTGCAGATGaacttaataaaaaattagctAACAag GTCTATCTTGATGTTGGCCTTTGTATTGCTCTTCacgatattacaaaaattgaggaatcatatatttttcctgGGGATGGTGCATCTCATACCAAAGTAGTATTTCGTTTCATTGTGTTCCGTCCATTTATGGAAGAGATATTGATAGGGAAGATACGAAGCTGTAGTGTTGATGGTGTTCATG TAACATTAGGTTTTTTTGAAGATATCGTAATACCACCTAATAAATTGCAACATCCATCAAGGTTTGATCAAATAGAACAAGCATGGGTGTGGGAATATGATACAGGAGATGGTCAAAAGCATGACTTATTTATGGATGCAG GACCAAATATGTCTGGGGAGACTGAAAAATCGGAAGCTAAAACTATATCTCCATATACCTTAGGA gCTGCTATTGATGAGCCAGGACTTGGACTACTCACTTGGTGGGAAAATACTTAA